The following are encoded in a window of Sutcliffiella horikoshii genomic DNA:
- a CDS encoding FadR/GntR family transcriptional regulator codes for MTTPTKMYLEIVKKIRAIIVADGLKAGDKIPSERELSDRLNVGRSSVREALRALELLGLIETRRGEGTFIKDFKEHHLVELLGTFILEQDKTKNDLLETKLEIEKSCIQLFMKKASVKEYENLREMLSAPTSRTDLFKAIVTIVDNSLMLRIWTLVNSYARIISEDNMIESGVLEELLEAMREKQAEQVIKLYEKHFTEIVDKK; via the coding sequence ATGACTACACCTACGAAAATGTATCTAGAGATTGTCAAAAAAATTCGGGCCATCATTGTAGCAGACGGTCTGAAAGCAGGCGACAAGATTCCTTCCGAACGTGAACTGTCCGACAGATTGAATGTCGGGCGGTCCTCTGTTCGAGAAGCACTTCGGGCACTAGAGCTCTTGGGGCTTATCGAAACAAGACGCGGAGAGGGAACATTCATAAAAGATTTCAAGGAGCACCATCTGGTAGAACTATTAGGGACGTTCATTTTGGAGCAAGACAAGACCAAAAACGATCTGTTAGAAACCAAACTGGAGATAGAAAAATCATGCATCCAGCTATTTATGAAAAAAGCTTCTGTTAAAGAATATGAGAATTTGAGAGAAATGCTTTCAGCTCCCACTTCTAGGACAGATCTTTTCAAAGCAATAGTAACGATAGTAGATAACAGTTTGATGCTAAGGATATGGACGCTTGTAAATAGTTATGCACGTATTATCTCTGAGGATAATATGATAGAGAGTGGTGTTTTGGAAGAGTTACTAGAGGCGATGAGAGAAAAGCAGGCGGAACAAGTAATAAAGCTATATGAAAAACATTTTACGGAAATTGTCGATAAAAAGTAG
- the accA gene encoding acetyl-CoA carboxylase carboxyl transferase subunit alpha, producing the protein MVGEMEFEKPVVELRKKIGELKEFTKNSEMDLTNEIEKLEVRLEKLETDIYGNLSPWDRVQIARHPERPTTLDYIERVFTNFLELHGDRYYGDDEAIVGGIGKFEGVPVTIIGHQRGKDTKENIRRNFGMPHPEGYRKALRLMYQAEKFNRPIVCFIDTKGAYPGKAAEERGQSEAIAKNLFEMAGLKVPVICIVIGEGGSGGALALGVGNHVHMLENSTYSVISPEGAAAILWKDASLAKKAAESMRITAPDLHDLGIIDKIIPEAKGGAHKNVDVQAKGIKEILKESLQDLMPLTAEELIEHRYAKYKRIGAFSFKEQLKPEKINQ; encoded by the coding sequence ATGGTAGGAGAAATGGAATTCGAAAAACCGGTAGTAGAGCTTCGCAAGAAAATAGGTGAACTAAAAGAGTTCACGAAAAATAGCGAGATGGATCTTACTAACGAAATTGAGAAACTAGAAGTAAGGCTAGAAAAACTAGAAACAGATATTTACGGGAACTTAAGCCCGTGGGATCGCGTCCAAATTGCCAGACATCCCGAACGCCCCACCACTTTGGACTATATAGAGCGTGTTTTCACGAACTTTTTAGAATTACACGGAGACAGATATTACGGAGACGATGAAGCAATAGTAGGTGGAATCGGTAAGTTTGAAGGCGTACCAGTTACCATCATCGGGCATCAACGTGGGAAAGATACAAAAGAAAATATCCGCAGAAATTTCGGTATGCCTCATCCAGAAGGCTATCGCAAAGCATTAAGGTTGATGTATCAGGCTGAAAAATTCAATCGTCCTATCGTTTGTTTCATTGATACGAAGGGTGCCTACCCTGGAAAGGCTGCGGAAGAGCGCGGCCAAAGTGAAGCCATTGCCAAAAACCTTTTCGAAATGGCAGGTTTGAAGGTCCCGGTAATTTGCATCGTCATCGGTGAAGGCGGAAGTGGGGGAGCCCTTGCACTTGGTGTCGGAAATCATGTGCACATGCTAGAGAACTCCACCTATTCTGTTATTTCCCCAGAAGGCGCGGCTGCTATCCTGTGGAAGGATGCCAGTCTCGCCAAGAAAGCCGCAGAATCCATGAGAATCACTGCACCTGATCTGCATGATTTAGGAATCATTGATAAAATCATTCCGGAAGCAAAGGGCGGTGCCCATAAGAATGTGGATGTTCAAGCAAAGGGAATAAAAGAAATATTAAAAGAGTCCCTTCAAGATCTGATGCCACTCACTGCTGAGGAATTGATTGAACACCGCTATGCGAAATATAAACGGATTGGTGCATTTTCTTTTAAAGAACAACTTAAGCCAGAAAAAATTAACCAATAG
- the dnaE gene encoding DNA polymerase III subunit alpha — MSVVHLHIKSSYSLLNSSVRFSKLVERANELGLNTLALTDEDVMYGAVDFYKACKSANIKPIIGLTLSVLSDGEDGESPYPVILLAKNNMGFTNLMKLSSVVQTKSQQGVPKRWLKHYTKGLIAILSGSESELAQNEEQTAEAYLEMFEQNCVYLGIDRNSAESREQSETTRKRHSELPIVAMSKVHYLHKEDVFVYECLRSIKQGTKLESLPKEAPDYLRATNEMTQLFEDIPDALENTWKISNQCHIELEFGQAALPSYPVPEEKNADEYLEEICWEGLHKRIGGPSQEYKDRLQYELQVIKGMKFSDYFLIVWDFMYYARNTGILTGPGRGSAAGSLVAYSLFITDVDPIVHDLLFERFLNPERITMPDIDIDFQDNKRDEVIRYVAEKYGELHVAQIITFGTLAAKAAWRDVAKALNLSGKELEMISKMIPSRPGITLDAAYQENEKLQNAINETKERKRAFQTAQKIEGLPRHSSTHAAGVVITHKPLTELIPIQAGQQDIYLTQYTMETLEELGLLKMDFLGLRNLTMIQSIRHEVKRETKQHIEEIPLDDAATFRLLSEGDTSGIFQLESPGMKKVLTKLKPSNLEDIVAVNALYRPGPMEQIPLFIERKHGLKKVEYPHPDLIPILEKTFGVIVYQEQIMQIAAVMAGFSLGEADLLRRAVGKKKKEVLAKERAHFVEGCLKKGYDEKVANSVYDLIVRFADYGFNRSHAVAYSMISYELAYLKANHPKIFMATLLSSVMGSEQKLSQYITETKRKGIQVLPPSINKSGIVFQVEEGGIRFSLLTIKGVGVQAIKALIEERRKKEFSDLFDFCNRASSKINRKTIEMLIFGGSMDEFGEDRATLLATLDVAMQHAELVMPSDDNQIDFFMEEEFNIKPKYVKVEPLQLTEQLQLEKEALGFYLSKHPTEPFAAYFQLGGGSLILDLSSTGRRKARVGSFISNERVIRTKKGDLMAFLTLSDQSGDLEAVAFPELYKRFSHVLKTGETLMVEGNLEEREGKVQLIIKNIIEIDTLIEQYAHLIGDLFLQIDEDKHEQEVFQHLQKVLKTHHGPSTVYVHYTQAKKTIKLQPTLYVAPTEECLLKLKTILGEENVVFKKSLQ; from the coding sequence ATGAGTGTAGTTCATTTACATATAAAAAGCAGTTACAGCCTGCTGAACAGTTCTGTCCGTTTTTCTAAGCTTGTTGAACGTGCCAATGAGCTTGGTTTAAACACCCTTGCGCTTACAGATGAAGATGTGATGTATGGGGCCGTTGATTTTTACAAAGCTTGTAAGTCTGCGAACATCAAGCCAATCATCGGTCTGACGCTATCTGTCCTATCAGACGGGGAGGACGGGGAATCACCGTACCCTGTCATTCTCTTGGCAAAAAATAACATGGGGTTTACTAACTTGATGAAGTTATCGAGTGTCGTTCAAACCAAATCGCAACAAGGGGTTCCGAAAAGGTGGCTGAAGCATTATACAAAAGGGCTGATCGCAATTTTATCTGGCTCTGAATCCGAACTTGCGCAAAATGAAGAGCAAACTGCGGAAGCTTATCTGGAAATGTTCGAGCAAAATTGTGTGTACCTTGGAATTGACCGGAATTCAGCCGAGTCACGTGAACAATCTGAAACGACCCGGAAAAGACATAGCGAGTTGCCGATTGTGGCCATGAGCAAGGTGCATTATCTGCACAAGGAAGATGTGTTTGTGTATGAATGTTTACGCAGCATCAAACAAGGCACCAAACTCGAATCACTGCCAAAAGAGGCTCCGGATTATTTGAGGGCAACCAATGAAATGACACAGTTGTTCGAAGATATTCCGGATGCCTTGGAGAACACGTGGAAGATCAGTAACCAATGTCATATAGAGTTGGAGTTTGGACAAGCGGCTCTCCCAAGTTATCCGGTTCCCGAGGAGAAAAATGCAGACGAGTATTTAGAGGAAATCTGCTGGGAAGGACTTCATAAAAGAATTGGGGGACCTTCTCAAGAATATAAGGATCGCCTTCAATATGAACTTCAGGTAATAAAAGGAATGAAGTTCAGCGACTATTTCTTAATTGTCTGGGATTTTATGTATTATGCACGGAATACGGGGATTTTGACCGGTCCGGGACGTGGTTCTGCCGCAGGTTCATTGGTCGCTTATTCCCTTTTTATCACGGATGTGGATCCAATAGTGCATGATCTGTTGTTTGAAAGATTCCTTAATCCCGAACGAATCACGATGCCCGATATTGATATTGATTTTCAAGATAATAAGCGGGATGAGGTCATCCGTTATGTTGCTGAAAAGTACGGAGAGCTGCATGTTGCCCAAATCATCACATTTGGTACGTTGGCAGCAAAGGCTGCATGGCGTGATGTTGCAAAAGCCTTGAATCTTTCAGGGAAAGAACTTGAGATGATCTCTAAGATGATCCCATCAAGACCAGGAATTACCCTTGATGCGGCATATCAAGAGAATGAAAAACTCCAAAACGCAATTAACGAGACAAAGGAAAGAAAGCGCGCCTTTCAAACAGCGCAAAAGATTGAGGGGCTGCCACGACATTCCTCCACACATGCTGCAGGGGTGGTCATTACCCATAAGCCTTTAACGGAATTAATCCCGATCCAAGCGGGACAACAAGACATCTACCTTACTCAATACACGATGGAAACGCTTGAGGAGCTTGGGTTGCTGAAGATGGATTTCCTTGGATTGAGAAACTTAACGATGATTCAAAGCATTCGCCATGAAGTGAAAAGAGAAACAAAACAACATATAGAAGAAATCCCACTTGACGACGCAGCAACCTTCCGCCTTTTAAGTGAAGGGGATACGTCCGGGATCTTTCAGTTAGAGTCGCCTGGGATGAAAAAGGTTCTTACAAAGCTTAAGCCTTCGAACCTAGAAGATATCGTGGCAGTCAACGCCCTGTACCGGCCGGGGCCAATGGAACAAATTCCTTTGTTTATTGAACGTAAGCACGGGTTGAAAAAAGTGGAATATCCGCATCCAGACCTGATCCCCATTTTGGAGAAGACGTTTGGGGTTATTGTGTATCAAGAGCAAATCATGCAAATCGCAGCGGTGATGGCAGGATTCTCACTGGGCGAAGCGGATTTGTTAAGAAGAGCGGTTGGAAAGAAAAAGAAAGAAGTGCTTGCCAAAGAACGTGCGCATTTTGTGGAAGGGTGCTTGAAGAAAGGCTATGACGAGAAGGTTGCCAACTCTGTCTATGATCTGATTGTACGATTTGCCGACTATGGTTTTAACCGAAGCCATGCCGTTGCCTACAGTATGATATCTTATGAGCTTGCCTATCTGAAGGCAAACCACCCGAAAATTTTTATGGCAACCCTCCTATCCAGCGTGATGGGAAGTGAGCAGAAACTCTCCCAATATATTACAGAGACGAAGCGGAAAGGCATACAAGTCCTGCCACCCTCTATTAATAAAAGTGGAATTGTATTTCAAGTGGAAGAGGGCGGCATCCGCTTTAGTTTGTTAACGATTAAAGGGGTAGGAGTACAGGCGATAAAAGCTCTGATAGAAGAGCGGAGAAAGAAGGAGTTTAGTGACCTGTTTGATTTTTGTAACAGGGCTTCTTCTAAAATCAACCGTAAAACAATTGAAATGCTTATCTTTGGTGGAAGCATGGATGAGTTTGGCGAAGACAGGGCCACACTTCTTGCAACTTTAGATGTTGCCATGCAGCATGCAGAGCTTGTCATGCCTTCAGATGATAATCAAATTGACTTTTTCATGGAAGAAGAATTCAATATTAAGCCGAAGTATGTGAAGGTGGAACCGTTACAGCTGACAGAACAATTGCAATTGGAGAAAGAGGCACTTGGCTTTTATCTATCCAAACATCCGACAGAACCTTTTGCAGCTTACTTTCAGCTCGGTGGTGGTTCCCTTATCCTTGACCTTTCCTCCACAGGGCGAAGAAAGGCGAGAGTCGGAAGTTTCATTTCTAATGAACGAGTAATTCGAACGAAAAAGGGAGACCTTATGGCCTTTCTTACACTTTCCGATCAATCAGGGGACTTGGAAGCAGTGGCGTTTCCAGAACTATATAAACGTTTTTCACATGTATTAAAGACTGGGGAAACGTTAATGGTGGAAGGAAACCTGGAAGAACGAGAAGGGAAAGTTCAGCTGATTATCAAAAATATCATCGAAATTGATACATTGATAGAACAATATGCACATCTTATTGGTGATCTTTTTCTGCAAATAGACGAAGACAAGCATGAGCAAGAAGTGTTTCAACATCTTCAAAAAGTGCTGAAAACGCATCATGGTCCATCAACGGTGTATGTCCATTATACGCAAGCGAAGAAGACGATAAAGCTGCAGCCAACCTTGTATGTAGCGCCTACTGAAGAGTGTTTACTGAAGCTTAAAACGATCCTCGGAGAAGAGAACGTTGTATTCAAAAAATCTTTACAATGA
- a CDS encoding NAD(P)-dependent malic enzyme translates to MSLKEEALHMHKIHQGKLESKSKVPVRNAKDLSLAYSPGVAEPCKAIYDDKNKVYDYTMKGNMVAVVSDGTAVLGLGNIGPEAALPVMEGKAVLFKSFAGVDAFPICLNTTDVDKIVETVKLLEPTFGGVNLEDIAAPNCFVVEERLKKETNIPIFHDDQHGTAIVTVAGLVNALKLVKKNIGEIKVVANGAGAAGIAIIKLLYRYGVRDITMCDSKGAIYEGRPYGMNSVKAEVATYTNRNKVEGTLADVMKDADVFIGVSVEGALTQAMVESMNKDSIIFAMANPNPEIMPAEAKLAGASVVGTGRSDFPNQVNNVLAFPGIFRGALDVRATHINEQMKIAAVEAIASLVSADELSDDYVIPAPFDPRVAPAVAAAVAKAAMETGVARIKVDPEEVAEKTRRTAIIGKSE, encoded by the coding sequence ATGTCTTTAAAAGAAGAAGCATTACATATGCACAAGATCCACCAAGGGAAATTGGAATCCAAATCAAAGGTACCTGTAAGAAATGCCAAAGACTTAAGTCTGGCATATTCTCCTGGAGTGGCTGAGCCGTGTAAAGCGATTTATGATGATAAAAACAAAGTCTATGATTATACGATGAAGGGCAATATGGTAGCTGTGGTTTCAGATGGTACAGCAGTATTGGGCCTTGGAAACATCGGTCCTGAAGCAGCATTGCCGGTTATGGAAGGAAAAGCGGTATTGTTCAAAAGTTTTGCAGGAGTGGATGCATTTCCGATTTGCTTAAACACGACAGATGTCGATAAAATCGTGGAAACAGTAAAGCTTCTGGAGCCTACTTTCGGAGGGGTGAATTTGGAAGATATCGCTGCTCCTAATTGTTTCGTTGTGGAAGAGCGTCTGAAGAAAGAAACGAACATCCCTATTTTCCATGACGATCAACATGGTACGGCAATTGTAACGGTTGCAGGACTTGTAAATGCCCTCAAACTAGTGAAAAAAAATATCGGAGAAATTAAAGTGGTGGCCAACGGTGCAGGCGCAGCAGGAATTGCCATCATCAAACTATTATATCGATATGGTGTAAGAGATATTACGATGTGCGATTCAAAAGGTGCGATCTATGAAGGGCGCCCATATGGAATGAATAGTGTAAAAGCGGAAGTCGCTACCTATACAAACCGTAACAAAGTCGAAGGGACATTGGCTGATGTGATGAAAGATGCTGATGTATTCATCGGGGTATCTGTAGAAGGAGCATTGACGCAAGCGATGGTCGAAAGCATGAACAAGGATTCCATCATCTTTGCCATGGCCAACCCGAACCCGGAAATCATGCCGGCAGAAGCAAAGCTTGCAGGTGCGAGTGTAGTGGGGACAGGACGTTCCGATTTTCCTAATCAAGTAAACAATGTCTTGGCATTTCCGGGGATTTTCCGTGGTGCACTAGATGTTAGAGCGACCCACATTAATGAACAAATGAAAATAGCTGCGGTCGAAGCAATTGCAAGCCTGGTTTCTGCTGATGAGCTAAGTGATGATTATGTCATTCCAGCACCTTTTGATCCGCGTGTAGCACCTGCTGTGGCAGCGGCTGTAGCAAAGGCTGCAATGGAAACTGGAGTTGCCCGTATCAAGGTTGATCCAGAAGAGGTAGCAGAAAAAACCAGACGGACCGCTATTATCGGAAAAAGTGAATAG
- a CDS encoding YtrH family sporulation protein, translating to MDVKDPFVATLIFSFFIAVGVILGGAIIGGIAAFLVGDPPLTRMWSLAKSLKIWAIVAAIGGTFDTFYNLEKGLFNGETKFLVKQLLLIISATGGAQTGALIISWLTQETL from the coding sequence ATGGACGTTAAAGATCCATTCGTCGCGACCCTTATCTTCAGTTTTTTCATTGCTGTCGGGGTAATACTTGGAGGAGCAATCATTGGTGGAATTGCTGCTTTTTTAGTGGGGGACCCACCTTTGACTAGAATGTGGAGCTTGGCCAAAAGTTTGAAGATATGGGCGATTGTCGCTGCCATCGGAGGTACCTTTGACACCTTTTATAATCTAGAAAAAGGGCTGTTTAACGGCGAAACGAAATTTTTAGTAAAGCAATTGCTTTTAATCATCTCTGCAACCGGCGGCGCACAAACCGGAGCACTCATCATCAGCTGGCTTACTCAGGAGACCTTATAA
- the ytrI gene encoding sporulation membrane protein YtrI, protein MRVPPYNRDPGWQRFFSGVVLGAIVGWLIFMLMYGVTLEKNIGDLIKYKEEVKSYKNRIHILTEDNDKLKEEKDQLKIEDFKISIINHEKYMLNSFSRSSIIARITEDLNDQVSKDVASIKDNRQLLIKVIENKSYALDDKRYYFEVDFLYIDTTIEMDLLIVKME, encoded by the coding sequence ATGAGGGTTCCTCCTTATAACCGCGATCCCGGGTGGCAGCGTTTTTTTTCCGGGGTGGTATTGGGTGCAATAGTAGGCTGGTTGATATTCATGCTTATGTATGGTGTCACTTTGGAAAAAAATATTGGCGATCTTATAAAATATAAGGAAGAAGTGAAAAGCTATAAAAACAGAATTCATATTCTGACAGAGGACAATGACAAATTAAAAGAGGAAAAAGATCAGTTAAAAATAGAAGACTTTAAGATATCCATCATCAATCACGAAAAATACATGCTCAACTCGTTCAGCCGCTCCTCCATCATTGCCAGAATTACAGAGGATCTTAACGACCAGGTGTCAAAAGACGTTGCTAGCATTAAAGACAATCGCCAATTGCTGATAAAAGTCATCGAAAACAAAAGCTACGCACTTGATGACAAACGCTACTACTTTGAGGTCGACTTTCTTTATATAGACACAACGATTGAAATGGACTTGTTGATTGTGAAAATGGAATGA
- the accD gene encoding acetyl-CoA carboxylase, carboxyltransferase subunit beta, translating into MLKDLFTKKKKYASIPSEQANQDVPEGIMTKCPSCKKIMYTKELMKNLKVCLHCGHHHPMNAKERLQSLLDKGSFTAYDEDMVSENPLNFPNYLEKLEGDRKKTGINEAVVTGEGTINSLPLVVAVMDSTFRMGSMGSVVGEKITRAIEKAKEKRVPFLIFTASGGARMQEGVLSLMQMAKTSSALKLHSESGGLIISVMTHPTTGGVSASFASLGDYNFAEPKALIGFAGRRIIEQTIREDLPEDFQTAEFLLKCGQLDAVIPRLELKETLTNVLDIHQGGGETRW; encoded by the coding sequence TTGTTGAAGGATTTGTTCACAAAGAAGAAAAAATACGCATCCATTCCATCGGAACAAGCAAATCAAGATGTACCAGAAGGAATAATGACCAAGTGTCCTAGCTGTAAAAAAATAATGTATACAAAAGAGTTAATGAAAAATTTAAAGGTGTGTCTACACTGCGGCCACCACCATCCCATGAATGCAAAAGAAAGGCTCCAAAGCTTACTAGATAAAGGCAGCTTTACTGCATATGATGAGGATATGGTTTCTGAAAATCCTCTTAATTTCCCAAACTATTTGGAAAAGCTAGAAGGTGACCGGAAGAAAACAGGAATCAATGAGGCTGTTGTAACCGGTGAAGGGACCATTAATAGTCTTCCTCTTGTTGTTGCCGTTATGGATTCTACTTTCCGTATGGGAAGCATGGGATCGGTAGTGGGGGAAAAAATTACCCGTGCCATTGAAAAGGCAAAGGAAAAAAGAGTGCCATTCCTCATTTTCACAGCTTCTGGCGGTGCAAGAATGCAGGAAGGTGTTTTAAGTTTGATGCAAATGGCAAAAACTAGTAGTGCATTGAAGCTTCATAGCGAAAGCGGCGGGTTGATTATTTCCGTGATGACTCACCCGACGACCGGTGGTGTTTCTGCAAGTTTTGCCTCATTAGGAGATTATAATTTTGCAGAACCGAAAGCCTTAATAGGGTTTGCCGGCAGACGTATCATCGAGCAAACTATTCGGGAAGACCTTCCGGAAGACTTTCAAACTGCTGAATTTTTATTGAAATGCGGGCAACTAGATGCGGTTATTCCTCGTCTTGAGTTGAAAGAAACCTTAACGAACGTATTAGATATACATCAGGGAGGAGGGGAGACGAGATGGTAG